The stretch of DNA AGACGGATTGGATCCCCCGGTTAAAGATCATGCTGGAACATGGTGAATCCAAACCCTTCGCCCCATTTGATCGATTTGCTTTTTCGAAAACATCTATGATCTTTTAGAAAATTTTGCTAAATTACGAGAAGAGAATCTTGAATTTTTGACAGACTTAAGCCTGGGATCCAAAGAATGCTCTTTAAAAGGAACACATCCTGAATTGGGTCCGGTAACAATAGAACAATTGATAGCAACCTGGGCGGTTCATGATTTAGGCCATATCCGCCAAATCGCACGAACCATGGCGAAACAATATAAAGATGCGGTTGGACCCTGGAAAGCAAATGTGTCGATTTTGAATGAATAGAATTCAATCCATCAATTAGTGAGTCATTCGGTGAAAAAAATAATTCCTTTTAGCAGGATATTAAACCTTTTTGTTAGTGTAGCATTCATTCTCTCTTGTGATTCAGGATCAAGCAATCATCCATATTTTAGTTCAGATCCAATTCTTCAAGCCAAAATCTTTGCTTCCGGAATTGTTTCTACCGAGTTACCGGAATTTGCCACCACCTTTTCGCCTGATGGCAAAACCGTTTACTTTAACCAGGCTTCAGCTGACCGCAGCAAATTGTTCATCCTCCAATCCAACTATTCAGACGGTAAATGGACCGAACCTGTGAATCTACCCTTTTCTGATGGCACCTATCGCGATGTCGATCCATTCGTTTCACCGGATGGCGAGCGGTTGTATTTTAGCTCCAACAGACCTGTTACAGGCACAGAGCCTAAACCTGATTTTGACACCTGGTATGTCACTCGCAGAGGAGATGGCTGGAGCGAACCCATCAATCCCGGATCGCCTTTAAATAGAGACGCTAATGAAATATTTGTATCCATTACAAGGAATGGTACCATTTATTTCAGTTCCTTTGATTCTAACGGCAGCAGTAATCTATATAAATCTGTAAATGTGGATGGAAATTATACGCATCCTGAAAAGATCGAGATACCAATCGATGGAGTGGATAATATTGGCAATCCCTGTATTTCTCCTGATGAAAGTTTCCTGGTTTTTGTTGCGACTTCTCAGGATGGATCTGGTAATTCAGACTTGTATATCAGCCGTTTTCGTGATGACAAATGGGGTAAAGCAAAAAAGTTAGGTGATTTCATCAATTCACAATTCTCCGATTTCGCGCCAAGCCTGAGCCCTGACGGAAATTATTTATTTTTCACTTCGGAACGGCCAGGAATTGTAGGCGAAACCGAGCAAGGCCGACCTCCTAGCGACATTTACCAGGTTGAATTGCCATAAATTAAAGTGTGAATCAAACCCAAGGAGTTGTATGATTAAATTTTTCTTAAGATTGATATTTGTATTTACACTTTTCCCTGTCACTATTTCTGCGCAAAATGCTTTGGTTTTTCAAACCGATTTTGGTGTCAAAGATGGGGCGGTCGCGGTGATGAAAGGGGTGGCCTATTCCGTTTCTCCGGACTTAAATATATTTGACCTGACCCATGAAATCCCGCCGTTTAATGTTTGGGAAGCAGCCTACCGATTAGACCAAACCGCCAGGTACTGGCCGGCCGGAACTGTCTTTGTTTCAGTTGTGGATCCCGGAGTGGGCAGTGAGCGAAAATCAGTTGTACTGAAAACAAGTTCCGGGCATTATTTTGTCTCTCCGGATAATGGCACATTGACCTTCGTGGCTAATTCATTAGGGATCGCAGCGGTTCGAGAAATTGATGAAGCCATAAACAGAAGGAAATCTTCCGAAGAATCTTACACCTTCCATGGCCGGGATGTTTACGCTTATACAGGCGCAAGGCTGGCTGCCAACATTATTGGTTATGAAGAGGTTGGACCGGTCTTACCGGCCCAAGTATTCAGCATCCCCTACCAGAAAGCAAAATTTGAAAACGGCATTGTCGTGGGTAATATTCCAATACTGGATGTCAATTTTGGCAACATCTGGACTAATATAGACAAACAAATATTTAACGGACTCAAGGCAACAAAAGGCGACAAAATCCGGGTAAAAATATCTCGTGGCGAGAAAGTTATATTTGAAGAAAAAATCCCTTTTGTAAACACCTTTGCAGATGTTCCCATCGGAGTTTCACTAATCTACTTTAATAGTCTGAATAAAATTGCTTTAGCGATTAACCAGGGGAATTTTGCGCAAAGTTACAAGATTGGTTCCGGCTCGGAGTGGAATATTCAATTAGGGGGCGACCGCAAATTACACTGATTACACAGATATCACAGATTAATTAGAATTGAACTCAGTGTCATTTCTTTAATTACTCTTCACTTTTAAATACAGAAAACCAGAAAAAATGGACTTGATTTTTTGTTCATCGATCTTTTCCCTTGACTTTTAATAAAAAGCTATGTAAGTATAGCTATTCAAAATAAATAAACTTTTGGGGCTCTATGAGCACGGTGGACCACACAATTTCAGAATCTAAAAAGCCAAAATTGCTGGATCAGGTTCAGGTTGCGAGACCGACCAGGCATTATAGTACTAAAACCGAGCAGGAATTTTAATTTGGCTGGCAGTGGATATTTCCTGCCCCGAATATTTCTACAGATTCCCGAAGCGGCGTGAGGCGACGGCATCACCAGGGAAACTGGATGATCAACGCGCACTAAAAGAAGCTCGTTTGAAAACGGGAATTTATAAACCTGTTAGCTGCCGTACTTTGAGGCATTCATTTGCTACGCACTTACTAGAAGATGGTTACTTGGGCACAAAAACCTGGATACCACCATGGTTTACACACATGTTTTGAACCAGGGTGGTAGAGGTGTTCGCAGCCCGGTGGATCGTATAAAATAATTTCGGCTAGGCATCAGGTCGGTTTAGACAAGTCCTCTATACTGGAAAAAGAAAAGAAAATAAATGTGTTTAACTATTTGTTTTTATAGAATTAAATTCACAAATTACCATTTTGGAGCGACTCGTTTCATACCTATGTTATCCTCTTTAAAAATCGACAACACATAATTAATATTGAAACCTGATACGTTATCAGTTACAGTTAAGAATTATGATTGTCAAATTAAACACAAAGGGCTCAAAAAGCTTTTCGAGTCAGGAAGTATTGCAGGTATTCAACCGGAATCCGCAAATAGGCTTCGTAAGATTCTTGCACTTCTTGAAACCGCTGAATCTCCTGATGATATGGATTTACCCGGATTAGGTTTACATCCCCTGAAAGGAAATCGAGAAGGGACGTGGTCTGTATCTGTTAGCGGTAATTGGAGGATAACTTTTCAATTTCAAAATTCCAATGTAACCGATGTCAACTATGAAGATTATCATTAAGGAGGTTTCATGAGAATGCACAATCCCCCCCATCCAGGAGAAATCATTCGTGAGTTTTGTCTGGATACTCTTAATATGACAGTGACCGATGCAGCGAAATCTTTAGGAGTAACGCGCAAAACATTATCCGCATTATTAAATGGTCGAGCAGGAATTACTCCGGAAATGTCTTTACGCTTATCTAAAGTTTTTGGTCGGACCCCGGAGGGATGGCTGAAACTCCAACTCCAATATGACCTATGGAAAATACAAGACAGGGTGGATCTGAGTGGCCTTCGACGAATTGAAGCTGCATAAATTTAGGATAATCGGGTAAGGGCGGGTTTCACTCCCGCCCTCCACTTCTCGAACCCGAACCATAAGCTTCTGGTTGGGATCAAGCATAAATATTTCCTTCATAGTCATGCCATAAAAACAGTTGCATCTCACATTATATCAATTTACATACTTGTTAATACATCCGAATAGTAATTTCAACGAGGTTTCTTTTTCATTGGAGCCGAACAAATATCGCAATAGTGTAACTCAATCATCTTCGTACTTGTAAAATCCTTGATCAAGTGAAAATTAAGATAATGACTGTTCAGAAAAGACCTACCCCAATGAGCATTATGTAGTTTAAACATTCTACTCAATAATCATGTTTTTATTATTAACTTTGATAGGTTTATTGGCAGGTATTCTTATTGGCACGATTGGAATCGGAGGTGTTATTCTTGTGCCCTTGCTCAGTTTCGTGTTGGGGATCGATCTGCATATCGCCATGTCGGCAAGCAGCTTGAGTTTTTTGTTTCCAGGCATCGTTGGTACACTCACTTATGCCAATAAAAGATCAATTGTCTGGGAAAAAGTGTTGTGGTTAAGTGTTGGGATTATTCCGGCAGCGCTACTCGGGGCGCTTGTAAATACCAATCTCAATACGGACGTACTGGTCTTGATCGTGGCTGGATTGATCGCCTTTTCCGGGATAAATGTGTTTATCAATCGTCAGAATGAATCCGGAGTAATACCCGATTTCAGAAAACCGTTGTTGATTATTATAGGCGCTTTGGTTGGCTTCGGTTCATCCTTAACCGGGGACGGGAGGGCCGGTTCTTTTGGTGCCAATACTGATAACACTGCATTACCCGGCGTTAAAATCAATCGGCATCAGTCAGGCTATTCAACTGCCGATTGCGGTCTTTGCAGTGATTGGTTTTTGGCTCTATGGTCAGATCGACCTGGGATTGGGGTTGCACTTGGGAATCGCCCAAGCGGCCGGTGTATATATTGGCGCACAAATTGCGCATCGTTTGCCAATTGTTCAGCTGAGACGCTTGGTGGCCATAGCATTAATCGGAGTTGGCGCGATGATGATCTGGCAGATTGTTGTTTAGTGCCTGAGAAGTCTAATTCTGCCAAACTCGATAAAAGCATTCGAGCACAAGCTTTTTGGCAAAACATGAAATCACAAATCGCAAAAGCCAAATGGGCGTCGTCTTTACTCGGTTGATAAGAAAGGCTGTGAACTTTTCGAGTCACCACAATTAAATTGCCATTCAAATGTTTTTAATAATTATATTAAATTTGTTATCCCATGAGGTAAAAAACTGAGGACACCGAAAAAAGCAAAGAGTTAATGATGATAGGTAGAACCGTTTCACATCATAAGATTTTGGGAAAGCTTGGCGAAGGCGGGAACCTGTCCCGCACATTAAACTCCTTGGAAACCAAAATATGATTGGACAAAATATACCTCATTACGAAATTCTTGAAAAACTTGGCGAAGGCGGGAACTTCCCGACGAATCGGGACAAGTCGTCCCGCACAAACTTTCTTTGGCTGATATAACAATGATAGGAAATACAATTTTACATTACAAAATCCTCGAAAAGCTTGGATGAAGGCGGGATGGGCGTCGTTTACAAGGCTGAGGACACCAAGCTCAAACGCGACGTCGCCGTCAAATTCCTGCCGCGCCAGATTGCGGCGAGCGAGGAAGATCGTAAACGTTTCAAAATTGAAGCGCAGGCTGCGGCTGCATTGAACCACCCGAACATCGCCACGATCCATGCTATCGAAGAAATTGAAGGTGACATGTTCATCGTCATGGAATACATTGAGGGAAGTGAATTGAAAGATGTTGTAGGGGCGAAGCATTCAAGAGTACATGCAGATACAATTTCAAAAATAAATGAGCAGAATGCTTCGTCCCTACAGTTGGAAAATATTGTCACCTACGCCATACAAATCGCTTCCGGCCTGCAAACCGCGCACGAAAAAGGCATCACACATCGCGACATCAAATCCGCCAACATTATGATCACCGACAAAGGCCAGGTCAAGATCATGGATTTCGGGTTGGCTAAGATTGCTGGCGGGGCTCAGTTAACCAAAGTCCAATCCACCCTCGGCACGGCTGCCTACATGTCACCGGAGCAAGCACGGGGCGAGGAGGTAGATCAGCGCAGTGACATCTGGTCATTCGGCGTGGTTTTGTATGAGATGCTTACCAGCCAACTGCCTTTTAAAGGCGACTACGAACAGGCGGTGATTTATTCCATTTTGAATGAAGATCCGCAGCCGGTTGCGGAATTGCGCAACGATTTTCCGGAAGATCTCGAAAGCATCGTCAATAAATGTTTGCAGAAAGAAGCCAAAGACCGGTACCAGAATACCGAAGACCTGCTGACCGATTTACAGAAAATTGCCGTAGGCGCAGGTTCGAAATCTGGAAAAGTAGAGGCACATCGCAATGCACCTCTATGGAAACGGACATTTTTATATGGCGGAATTGCCGCCCTGATTCTATTATCCCTTGGCGGCTTTTTACTCTTTGGGCCTGAAGATGAAGCGCCCAAGGAACGCGTACCTATTGCAGTCGTAGATTTTGTCAACCAGACCAATGAGCCTGAGCTCGACGGTCTTTCCGGCATGTTGATTACCCCACTCGAACAATCCAGAAGACTGGACGTCATGTCGCGTACGCGCATGTACGACGAGTTCAAACAAATGGACAGGCCCGAGCTGACTTTTGTCGATGAAACGACAGGCCGTGAAATTGCCAAACGAGCAAATTTGAGCGCCCTGGCGGTGGCGACGATTCGGAAATTCGGGCAGCTTTACACCGTCGATTTCAAGGTCATTGACCCGCAAACCGGCGACCGAATTTTCTCCACCAAAGTGGAGGGCAATGGCCAGGAAAGTATCCCCGGCCTGCTCGACCAGCTCTCCGACAAGACCCGGATAATCTTGCTTACCGTTACGGTTTTTCTCAGGAAGGCTCTTTATTCTTTGTCAAAAGTGTGCAAGAGGGCGGAAACAACCTGGTCTGGGTAGATCGTAATGGCATAGAAACTGAAGTCCCGGCAGCGTCTCACCTTTATTGGGACCCTCGGGTTTCTCCGGATGGCCGCCGCGTTGCGGTGAATGCGCGGGATGCCGGCAATGACATATGGGTCTATGACCTTAGTCGTGGCTCGCTGTCCCGATTGACGCATGATCCAGGCGAAGACGAGACCGCATTCTGGTCGTCTAATGGACGGTGGATAGCCTTCTCCTCATCTCGGGCTGGATAACCTCGCAGTATCTACAGAAAACTTTCTGATGGCAGCGGCGAGGAAGAACTACTTTGGACCGGCGACCATCACATGCACGTGGACTCCTGGTCAGCCGACGGCAAATCGATTATCTTAACTGATGACGCTCCAACAACATTGCAAGATTTGTGGGTCCTTAACCTGGAGGGCGAACCCTCTACGCAGCCGTTGTTGCGGACGCCTTACAGAGAAAGCAACGGTAGAATCTCTCCGGATGGCCGTTGGATTGCCTACGAATCGGATGAATCGGGGCAATGGGAAATATACATTCAGGCTTTTCCGGGATTGGGTAAAAAGGTACTTGTGTCGACACGGGGCGGAAACCAGGCGATATGGAGTCACGATGGCAGCGAGCTATTCTATCGTGGTGAAGGCAGCATCATGGCTGTCAAAGTTCAGTCTGGCGAAACGCTTTCCGTCACACCCCCAAAGCCCCTGTTTCGAGACCAATACGCACTTAGAACTCAAAATCATCACATCTCTTTTTCAGTATCAAAAGACGGTAAACAGTTCCTGATGCTAAAGGGAGAACCGCAGACGCATATAACTCATCTGGAAGTCGTGAATAATTGGTTTGATGAGGTGAAGAGAAAAGCGCCTACAGGCAAATGAATATGATTGGACAAAAAATACTTCATTTACCCCGTGGGATAAGACAGTCAGAGCTTTTGGGTTCCAACGCCCCAAGGTTAAGTAAAAAAGTCGATATTCGAGTTCAGACAAATTTGTTACCCAACAGGGTAAACAAAATCCACGAAAAGCTTGGCGAAGACGGTACCTACCCTGCATAAACTTACTTTGGATTATTTCACCATGATAGGAAATACAATTCCATTCATGCCATTGAAGAACAGGATTATGAAATGTTCATTGTGATGGAATACATCGAAGGAAAGGAATTAAAAATAGCCTAGGGGTACGGGGGCGCACCATGCCCCTACCTTAGCGTTAAGGTATTTTATTATGGCAATAATCCTCAACAGGATCAGGATCGAGGAGAAAATGTTGATCGAAGAATTCGGGAGATGCTGTACCTGAAGTATAGGGAAGCTCGAACAAGCTGATTTCATTCATCTATTGAGATAAAAAACACGCACCAAGACTTGGATACAGTGGGGACAGCGAGGCGGCAATAAATTGAACTTAGACAACTTTAAGGGAGGAGACTGTAGTGGTCGATTGCAGCTGAAAACCAAGCGTCATTAAATTGAAATTTCATTCTTGCTTTTGGGGAAAAGTATTTTATATTAGTTTTAAAAACCCCCAGGATATAAATTCTACACCATAAATTGACTGGTTTTATATTTTGCAAACACAGTATAAACCGCTTTTTTTGCGTTTTATATGGTTTCTTCAACGGACTATAAGTTTTGATAACTATAATGTTTTAACATTTGTTTTCACAGGTCTAGTTAATAGTTCTACAGCACATTTTACCAAATCGGTAATCATGATTGTCGGCCCGCCCAAGATTCCAGGACGCGAAGTGGCGACCTTATACAAAGTCCGCGAAATCCTGTGCATACGGACGGCGTGAAGCGCAAAAGGAGACCCATGTATACAAGGCAAGTATTTCAAACCAGGTTGGCAAAACGATACTGTCACACAGATGACAGCGTTTGCCGAAGAACACCGAAACTACCTGGATGAGTGTACACGGACGACTCGTTTTCCCCGCGACTTGTACCTGGAAATGGGCGGGCGGGGTTGGGTCGGGCCGATGACGTCGACGAAATATGGCGGATTGGGCGCAGGTGTGCCTGAATACTGTCTCATCGAAGAAGAGGTGGGCAGGCTGGGGTTGGTCTCGCCGCAAATCTCGATTCAGGGTCAGCTTTGGCTGAAGATATGGGGCAGCAACGAGCAGAAACGACGCTACCTGAAGGGGATGGCTGATGGAAAAATCATCTTTTGTGAAGCCATCTCGGAGCCGGACGTTGGCTCCTCGCTGAAGTTAATGCAAACCACCGCCCAGCGCGATGGTGGGGATTGGGTTTTGAACGGGCGCAAAACCCATATCAACCTGGGTCATCAGGCCGACGTAATGATTGTATACGCGATGGCAGAGCAAGGAATAACATCCTTTTTGGTGGACGCTAATGAGAATGGCATCACTACGAAACAGACCTCCCCCATCGGCTTGCGTTTGATTCCCACCGCCGACGTCGCCTTCGAGTCCGTGCGCGTGCCCGATGCTGCCCGATTAGGAGAACCAGGCCAGGGCATTAAGACTTTGCTCTCAACATTCAACGTCAGCCGTCTAGGCAACGCCTCAGAGTTGATTGGCTTTGGCCGGCGGGCGCTTGGCGGAGGCGATAACGTATGCACGAGAGCGGCAGGTGGGCGAAGGAGTGGTAACCGATTTCCAGGGTATCCAATGGACCGTTGCCGACGCTTACAGCAAGCTGTATGCGTCCTCACTGGCCCGAGACCAGGCGGCACGATTGGCGGATTTGGATCAAGACCATGCCCTCGAAACAACGTTAGCCAAAAAGTTGGCCATAGACGCTGCCGAATACGCTGTCAACGAATCCTTTGGCCTCGTTGGCGGTTATGGTTTGTATGAGAGTACTCCGTTTCAACAAATCCTCAGCGATATGAAGGTGCTGCGAGTGGCAGGTGGTTCCCTGGAAATCCTGCGCAACTATATCGCCCGCCGCGTGCTTCGATCTGATGATTACGAGGGACTGGCATGAAAAACCTGGCCCAACTGATTCTTGACCGTGCAGAGCGACGACCGGATGCGCTTTTTGGCGTCGTCGAGCATCCTATAATGTTGGCCGACGTTGTAGCGATTGCCCGGGAGAGCGTCAGCAAGTTCGCCGTCGCCGGTCTGGTTACGGGAATGAGGGTGGCGGTGATAGGCTCCACGAGCACCAGCTACCTGGTGGCGTGGACAACACTGCAACTGGCCGGCGTAGAGACGGCGATGATAAACCCCACGCTGCCCGATGATTTGATTCGGCAGATGCTGTCCAATCTGCAGGTGGATGGGGTGGTTTGGGTTGGTCGGACGCCTCAGGCTAGCATTCAACCGAACGCTTGCCACATAGACGCCACCCACTTAGCCCAGCATCAACTGTTGCTATACGATCAGGAAGCCAAAACTATCGTCTCTTTAGAGGCGGACGGGGAGGAGACGGCTCTGGGTGGTCTATCCCGAGACGCAACGGATATTGCAGGTTATATGCACACCTCGGGTACCACCGGGCTGCCCAAATTCTGTGCCCAGTCCCAGCGTTACTTTCTCAGCCTGGGGCGCTTTATCGCCGATTCTATGGCGCTCTCACCGTCAGACACGGTCTTTGCGCCGCTGTCCATGTTCCACATCAATCCATTGGGCTATGGCGTGGTGGGTGGGCTAGTGGGTGGTGCGAATGTGCTGGGAACGACTCGCTTTTCCGTCCGTCGTTTTTGGTCAATGGTCAAGGATAACAACGTGACGGTCGTCTTTTTGCACGCCCCGCCCGTAGAGATATTAAAAAAATCGACCACGCCCGAGGATGCCGCCGGTCACAAGATTCGCTGTGTTTTTTTCGCCGACCAGGACTTTATGAGCAAATTTCAAATACCGCTGGGCTATTCTTGCTACGGCTCCACCGAGGCCGGCGGGTTGTGTCACATCTGGAGCTGGCGTCTGGGCGAGCTTTGTCCCCACCCCGAGGGGATGTCGCGCTATGCCGGCATCCCGCGCCACGACGTCGAATGGAATTTGAGCGACGACGGCGAAATCCTGATGCGCGGAAAACAAGACCATATCCTGTCCTCCGGCTATCAGACGGCCGACGGCCTGGTTCCGCTGATGGCTGAGGATGGCTGGTTTCATACAGGTGACCTCGGTCGACGGGACGAACATGGTCGTTTGATTTTCATCGAGCGCCAGGCTGAGTCTATTCGAGTCAAGGGAGAGTATGTATCTATCCCCTATGTCGAAGGCGTGTTTGCTGAAATCGAGGAAATTGTCGAGTTAGCGCTGTGGCGGGAGAACAGCGTCCTGGTGGACCACCGCGTCGTGTTATACGTCGTCGTACCAGAGGCGCTGCCGAAAGAAAAATTGCTTGCGAGAGCGCAGACTTTACCCCCCTTTATGCGGCCCTCGTTGGTTGTGCGGGTTGAATCTCTGCCGCGCATTGCCGGGGTAGGCAAGGTGAGCCGTTGTCAACTTGGCAAGACTAAGGTCTGTGAGAAATTTGAGCTTTAAACGGAGGAGGCTATATGGACTATCAAGATATTCAGGTTGAGATCTCTGACCGCGTCGCTATCATCTCGCTGCAAAAGCCAGAATCCGGCAATACGATTTCCGACGCCCGAATAATTGAGGAATTAGAGACCGCTATCGGTGCTATGCAGGCTTCCAACGATGTATCGGTTCTTATCCTGACCGGTAGCGGCAAGATTTTTAGTGCAGGTGGGAACGTGAAGGCCATGCGCGACCACAGCGGCATGTTTAACGGCGAACCCATTGAAGTGTATGAGAATTATCGCGGAGGCGTGCAACGCATTACCCGGCTAATGGCACAACTGGATCTGGTTACTCTGGCGGCCGTTAACGGCACGGCGATTGGAGCCGGTTGCGACCTGGCTCTGATGTGCGATTTACGTATCGCTGCCCGCAGCGCCCGTTTTGGGCAGGGTTTTGTCAATTTGGGCATCATCCCCGGCGACGGTGGAGCCTGGTTTTTGGCGCGGACTGTGCCGCGTCACATTGCGGCGGACCTCATCTTTTCGGGGCGGTTGGTCGGCGCAGAGGAAGCGCTGCAGATGGGTTTGGTCAATGAAGTGGTAGACGACGAGCAACTGCTGCCCCGCGCGCGGGAAATCGCCGCCGTCATCGCGGGCAAACCGCCTCTGGCATTAAAACTGAGCAAACGGCTGCTCAACAAAGCATATGAACAGTCCCTGCCCGACTATTTGGACACATGCGCCGCCTATCAATCGCTGCTGCACCCCACGGCCGACCATCGGGAAGCGCTGGCGGCGTTCTTTGAGAAACGCCCTGGGAAGTATCAAGGAAAATGATGACAGGTATCGTTGACGTGCACGTTCACGCGGCCCCCAGCTTATTGCCCAGGCGCTACACAGACCCCGAGATGGCTCGGATTGCAAAAGCGGCAGGCGTTGTGCGATGGGTGTTAAAAGCCCACCATGGTTCCTCCGTCGAGCGGGCGGCGTTGGCCGGACCGGAGACGGTGGGCGGGGTCGTGTTGAATTCCCCCGTCCGGCGGGGCAAATCCCGATGCCGTTGCCGTGGCAGCCTCACTGGGGGGACGCATGGTGTGGATGCCGACAATATCCGCCGCCGCCCACATCGCGGCGCAAAGCCAGGCTGCATTGAGCGTTCATCGCAAACTCGCATTTTCACCAGTACCCGTTTGCGATGACGACAAGTTGGGCTCTGAATGGCTCCCGGTGTTGGACCTCATCGCCGACCACGACCTGGTACTCGGTTCCGGGCACGTCAG from candidate division KSB1 bacterium encodes:
- a CDS encoding HigA family addiction module antidote protein, with the translated sequence MRMHNPPHPGEIIREFCLDTLNMTVTDAAKSLGVTRKTLSALLNGRAGITPEMSLRLSKVFGRTPEGWLKLQLQYDLWKIQDRVDLSGLRRIEAA
- a CDS encoding S-adenosyl-l-methionine hydroxide adenosyltransferase family protein, which codes for MIKFFLRLIFVFTLFPVTISAQNALVFQTDFGVKDGAVAVMKGVAYSVSPDLNIFDLTHEIPPFNVWEAAYRLDQTARYWPAGTVFVSVVDPGVGSERKSVVLKTSSGHYFVSPDNGTLTFVANSLGIAAVREIDEAINRRKSSEESYTFHGRDVYAYTGARLAANIIGYEEVGPVLPAQVFSIPYQKAKFENGIVVGNIPILDVNFGNIWTNIDKQIFNGLKATKGDKIRVKISRGEKVIFEEKIPFVNTFADVPIGVSLIYFNSLNKIALAINQGNFAQSYKIGSGSEWNIQLGGDRKLH
- a CDS encoding PD40 domain-containing protein, which encodes MDSWSADGKSIILTDDAPTTLQDLWVLNLEGEPSTQPLLRTPYRESNGRISPDGRWIAYESDESGQWEIYIQAFPGLGKKVLVSTRGGNQAIWSHDGSELFYRGEGSIMAVKVQSGETLSVTPPKPLFRDQYALRTQNHHISFSVSKDGKQFLMLKGEPQTHITHLEVVNNWFDEVKRKAPTGK
- a CDS encoding type II toxin-antitoxin system RelE/ParE family toxin; this encodes MKPDTLSVTVKNYDCQIKHKGLKKLFESGSIAGIQPESANRLRKILALLETAESPDDMDLPGLGLHPLKGNREGTWSVSVSGNWRITFQFQNSNVTDVNYEDYH
- a CDS encoding enoyl-CoA hydratase/isomerase family protein; amino-acid sequence: MDYQDIQVEISDRVAIISLQKPESGNTISDARIIEELETAIGAMQASNDVSVLILTGSGKIFSAGGNVKAMRDHSGMFNGEPIEVYENYRGGVQRITRLMAQLDLVTLAAVNGTAIGAGCDLALMCDLRIAARSARFGQGFVNLGIIPGDGGAWFLARTVPRHIAADLIFSGRLVGAEEALQMGLVNEVVDDEQLLPRAREIAAVIAGKPPLALKLSKRLLNKAYEQSLPDYLDTCAAYQSLLHPTADHREALAAFFEKRPGKYQGK
- a CDS encoding sulfite exporter TauE/SafE family protein; its protein translation is MFLLLTLIGLLAGILIGTIGIGGVILVPLLSFVLGIDLHIAMSASSLSFLFPGIVGTLTYANKRSIVWEKVLWLSVGIIPAALLGALVNTNLNTDVLVLIVAGLIAFSGINVFINRQNESGVIPDFRKPLLIIIGALVGFGSSLTGDGRAGSFGANTDNTALPGVKINRHQSGYSTADCGLCSDWFLALWSDRPGIGVALGNRPSGRCIYWRTNCASFANCSAETLGGHSINRSWRDDDLADCCLVPEKSNSAKLDKSIRAQAFWQNMKSQIAKAKWASSLLG
- a CDS encoding protein kinase, producing the protein MGVVYKAEDTKLKRDVAVKFLPRQIAASEEDRKRFKIEAQAAAALNHPNIATIHAIEEIEGDMFIVMEYIEGSELKDVVGAKHSRVHADTISKINEQNASSLQLENIVTYAIQIASGLQTAHEKGITHRDIKSANIMITDKGQVKIMDFGLAKIAGGAQLTKVQSTLGTAAYMSPEQARGEEVDQRSDIWSFGVVLYEMLTSQLPFKGDYEQAVIYSILNEDPQPVAELRNDFPEDLESIVNKCLQKEAKDRYQNTEDLLTDLQKIAVGAGSKSGKVEAHRNAPLWKRTFLYGGIAALILLSLGGFLLFGPEDEAPKERVPIAVVDFVNQTNEPELDGLSGMLITPLEQSRRLDVMSRTRMYDEFKQMDRPELTFVDETTGREIAKRANLSALAVATIRKFGQLYTVDFKVIDPQTGDRIFSTKVEGNGQESIPGLLDQLSDKTRIILLTVTVFLRKALYSLSKVCKRAETTWSG
- a CDS encoding acyl--CoA ligase, with protein sequence MKNLAQLILDRAERRPDALFGVVEHPIMLADVVAIARESVSKFAVAGLVTGMRVAVIGSTSTSYLVAWTTLQLAGVETAMINPTLPDDLIRQMLSNLQVDGVVWVGRTPQASIQPNACHIDATHLAQHQLLLYDQEAKTIVSLEADGEETALGGLSRDATDIAGYMHTSGTTGLPKFCAQSQRYFLSLGRFIADSMALSPSDTVFAPLSMFHINPLGYGVVGGLVGGANVLGTTRFSVRRFWSMVKDNNVTVVFLHAPPVEILKKSTTPEDAAGHKIRCVFFADQDFMSKFQIPLGYSCYGSTEAGGLCHIWSWRLGELCPHPEGMSRYAGIPRHDVEWNLSDDGEILMRGKQDHILSSGYQTADGLVPLMAEDGWFHTGDLGRRDEHGRLIFIERQAESIRVKGEYVSIPYVEGVFAEIEEIVELALWRENSVLVDHRVVLYVVVPEALPKEKLLARAQTLPPFMRPSLVVRVESLPRIAGVGKVSRCQLGKTKVCEKFEL
- a CDS encoding PD40 domain-containing protein, producing the protein MNARDAGNDIWVYDLSRGSLSRLTHDPGEDETAFWSSNGRWIAFSSSRAG
- a CDS encoding PD40 domain-containing protein; this encodes MKKIIPFSRILNLFVSVAFILSCDSGSSNHPYFSSDPILQAKIFASGIVSTELPEFATTFSPDGKTVYFNQASADRSKLFILQSNYSDGKWTEPVNLPFSDGTYRDVDPFVSPDGERLYFSSNRPVTGTEPKPDFDTWYVTRRGDGWSEPINPGSPLNRDANEIFVSITRNGTIYFSSFDSNGSSNLYKSVNVDGNYTHPEKIEIPIDGVDNIGNPCISPDESFLVFVATSQDGSGNSDLYISRFRDDKWGKAKKLGDFINSQFSDFAPSLSPDGNYLFFTSERPGIVGETEQGRPPSDIYQVELP